The following is a genomic window from Fusarium oxysporum Fo47 chromosome IV, complete sequence.
CCATGATCCAAGGAAATAGACATCAGGTGAACTGTCACCCTGCAGTGCTTCTTGACTTGTTTTATGCATTCTGCTCCTTTGAGGGGTTTGATCGGTTGACGGGTTACATTGCCGGCGGATCATTCTGCAAGTTTCCGAATAAGCTCGAGCTTCTACTGACAGACGTTGCCCCCTCATTCGTATCGTTCCATGCCCTTGGCTGCACTGAATGAAGGTGAATAACCTTCACATCACTATCCAAACTACTCAAtcaaaagaaagaaaccTAGTTGAGACTGATGACCTCAACATTTCGAACTTGAAAAGTTGTCGCTATGCGTAGGAATCAGTACAGGCAGAGACATACCAAACTGACGGGAAACTTACGTGTTGTAGGACCAGGTGATCCAGAAGATCCTTCAGTCTGATAATTGACGATCCTGTATAGCTATGAGCCAGGGCACATCTCATCATATCATAAACGATATACTTACAGACGAAGACCTGCTCCAATATAGTCCCTTCCATATTGCGTAGTCTGCTCTACACCGTCGAGGAAGAACTTGACTCTCACATCATGACCGTTCTCATCACGCAATTCGGCACGGACAGAATGCCATTCCTCGGGATTAGGATAATCCCTATCAAGTGCGGCAACCTCATCAGAAGTATTGAATGTGTTGAAAGAAATCTTTCCAGAGCCTTTCCACTCTGCAATATCAATCTCAGGAGGCCATCCACTGGCGGCATTGAGCCAGAAAGCAGGCCAGGTTCCTCTGTCAACCGGAGCAACAAACTCAGCACTGATATCATaaccaccaccagcagaAACAGTGAATGTTGATTTAGCGTGAATTGCTCCAGAAAGATAGTGAATGggatcttcttggtcatcTCGTGGCTCAGCAGTTAGAGTGAGAACGCCATCAGTGACGGAGACGTGTTCCTCATCCATTCGGGCGCCGCCATTGTGTGTGGCCCCCCAAGGATACAGGTAATTCCAGTATGTTTCGAGGGAGTTGAACGAGTCTGAAGGAATTTCTGTCGTTGCGCGTCTTTCAATAGGTGGTCGCAGAGCAGAACATGATGCTCCGACGCCGTGGAGCGCAATGATAAGATTTTTGAACTGCATTTTCTCGGCGGATGAGAGCAGAAATGTTGAGAACCGGAGGATCCGAATTTAAGCATGTCTTTAAATACTCGATGAGCTGCTATACCGCAGCCCTTTTAATGTCCGTGAAACAGGAGTAATGGAACCCTACCGGGAACTCCGGGATATTGAAACAAGAACCTGCATTGACGATCACCGCGAAACGAAACGCATGGATAAACATTAAACGCACCAACAATATTTCTTCATATGGCGCCAGACTCAATATGATGATTCAATTATACAGGAAAGCCTGTCAGGATTCAAAGGTGTGCTTGATTCCTTGGAAGACAACCTTGAAAGAAAAGACTCAATAGCTCCGCATATGAACCAAAATTCAGAACTCAGTTACGCCGCGAACGATTTTCGAATAGTTTCAGTCatgttattataatagaaaCTTGTGTGTATGTATTATCATGAAGGCGACATTGGCATCACAATCGGACAATTGTTCTCCTGAGATTATGTCAAGGCTGTGGCATTGACTACATAAAATGTTTATGAAATCAAGAAGAGTTAGTTACGAATTCCTTATGAGCTGTGAAAACAGAAGGGAATGAAGGGAATGTAATCAAACAAGGGAGTTAACATAGTTCTCCAGGTTAGCATACCCATTTGATGCAACCTTCATACCATCTGAAGCGTCATTGGGATTAAGACCATTCTTCGTTTCCCACTCATCAGGAATACCATCACCATCTGAATCTTTAAGGGCAGCACCATTTGCAATCTCTCCAACGCCACCAAACTCCTTCTCATCAGAGATCTGCCCTCCCTTGGTTCCATAAGATTTGACCTGGTCGATAAGGGCAGTATCAACAGTATCCCTATGCAGCGAGTTTCCAACGCCTTTGAGGACTAGTTCGACAGCTGCCTGGGGCGTGAGGGCTGTAGGAGCCGGATAGTTGTATGGAGTCTTGACAAAATCAATGTCAGAGTAGCAACTGGCTTTCTCGCAAAGAGCAGCGCCATCAAGCTTGCCGTTGCGGTTGGAGTCGTAGAAGTTGTCCTTGACGTCTGAAACATGGTCAGCAACACAATCATCCGAGAGGGAAAATGGCTTACAAGCATGGAAGAAACTGTTTCCTCGAGTAAAGGCTGTGACGGTAGTATCCGGACCAGAGATAAAAtagttgttgatgatgttagCATAGCTGTCAGCTTGACTATCTCCAGCAATGTAACCGCCACCACCTCCCCAGTTATACACAACCTGTCTGACAGTAAGAAAATCATCCAGAAGTATCATCAGGATTACTCACATTGTTCTGAAAGTCGTTGACacccttgaccttggggTTACGAGTCTTGTTATCAATATACAGATTGCGGAACAAGCTAACTCCACCATCTGTCTGCATCAAGCCACCACAAGAGTGTGAAACAAGACCTTGAGCAATGATGGTATTCTGAATAGTAACATTCGTGACGTCTCCATTGATAGAGAAAGTCTCGTCGCGGCCCCACGAGACGCTGACGTGGTCAAAGATGATGTTTTTACCGTCGGCAATACCGATGGCGTCTTTACCTGATGTTCCGCCTTTGCCCATACGGATGGTGATGTATCGCACAATGGAGTCATTGGCGTTGGAGAGAGACCAACCATTGCCGTAGACGACGATCCCCTGTAGATGGTTTAGTTAGTGTAACCCTAGAGGTTCTGGATACTCACACCACCGGGAGCAGTTTGGCCAGCGATGTAGATGTTCTTAGACACGACGATGCGTTCAGAGATCTTGATAACTCCACCGACGTCAAAGACAACTATCCTGTTGGGTTTCGATACTGCGTCTCGAAGCGAGCCCGTTCCAGAGTCACTGCTCGATTTCATTAGACACTTCATATAAACAGGGAAAGAATCATCAGCGTACTTGAGGTTTGTCACTTTGTATACCTCACCTTGACGACCACCAACTGCATACCTACCAAAGCCCTCAGCTCCAGGGAATGCAAGTTGGGCTGCTTGCGCCACGGAACTGGCCGTCAAAGCGAGCAGCAAGGAAAATTTCATGTTGCTTGAGTATAAGAATCTTAAGTTGACGTGCTTCAGGTGCACCGGGTCTATCATCATTTATGTACAACAACCCCTAGTAGAAATTACATGGGGTTTCAAATATCCTCCAATGACAGCATTCGAGTCACGAAGCTGGAACCGAATTGCCTTGTTGGTAAAATTGCGGTGATGCAGCGATTGGTGGAATCTTACACAACTATTGCTGCAAATCCATTCCTATTTTGGTGAACTGCACTTTTGCAAGACTATGTACTGACATGTTAGGTTTGCACCATACCGTCAAGGCGGGTTCTGAGActtaaagatataaagttACACAAAGAGAGAGACGTTTTGGCCCTGGAAGTCGAGTGTCATTCAAGGTAACTCAGTTGTCCTGTATATTCCATCCTTGCAAACAGGTAGCCGAGGCACATGCCGGCCTTGaaagtcaagaagcagcaCTTAGTGTTGATTAGAACCTTCCGAAGCCAAGCACTCATGATATCAAGTCATCGTGAACGTCAAGTCATCAAGCCTGCTTAATGTAATCTCTGCTTTCAACAGCCTTAGCGGCCGTTCAAGTATTGCTCGAGCTTAGCGCGGGACGACCTGtcgaaaagaaaagggaaaaggTACAGACCGAcaaaagtaaatatatagCGAGATAAATGATTGTCCAAATTCGTCATCCGTCTCATGTCTTCAAAGGAGTAAATCTGATGACCAGCTTTTCGCCAATTGGTCTCGCCGTATAAGCATCTTCCTGCTCGATACCTTCATCATCTACAATGGACGTCTCAAAGTTGGCATAGATGAACGCCAAAATAAACTTCATCTCATTCATGGCAAAGTTGGAGCCGACACACATCCGTCCACCGCTTCCAAAAGCCCAGAAAACTCTCTGCATCTCGCGATGCTTCACTTCATCCTCTGGCGATTTCCGGGTTTTCTCTTCCACCCAACGCTCCGGGTTCCACTCCCCAGGTTCGGGGAATACTTCTTTGTCCCGGTGTAGTGTATACGCCAGTGATGCGATCCTCACGTCGCCGGGAATATAATACCCTCCTATGCTACATCCATTTTTAGGTGTCTGGCGTGGTTGAGGTCCTGGAATAGGCGCGTGGAGACGCAGTGTCTCTGTGACAATAGCGTGTAAGAGTGGTAGGGAATCGACTTCCTTAGGATCTGGCAAAGCCGACGTGTTCGTGATAACAGATGCAGCTTTTGGGTCAGTCATCAAAGACGGCTTAAGAGACTGGACCTCAGCATGAAGCTGTCGTTGAAGTTCTGGAGACTTTGAAATATGCCATGTTGCATAAGTGAGGGCAATTCCAGCAGTCTCCTGTCCAGCCAGAGAATGATCCATAACCTCAGACGCAACGGCTCGATCTCGTTGAAGAATGCTCGTGCTGTATAGGATGCTCTTTTCTCCATTGGTCTTGAACTCGCGATCTATCCCAGCAAGCAGTGAGTTGTAGACTACTGGCTCGTCCGAGAATGTAATGTCTTGACTGTTACCGGGGCTTCTTTTCACCTTGGACGT
Proteins encoded in this region:
- a CDS encoding pectin lyase fold/virulence factor, which translates into the protein MKFSLLLALTASSVAQAAQLAFPGAEGFGRYAVGGRQGEVYKVTNLNDSGTGSLRDAVSKPNRIVVFDVGGVIKISERIVVSKNIYIAGQTAPGGGIVVYGNGWSLSNANDSIVRYITIRMGKGGTSGKDAIGIADGKNIIFDHVSVSWGRDETFSINGDVTNVTIQNTIIAQGLVSHSCGGLMQTDGGVSLFRNLYIDNKTRNPKVKGVNDFQNNVVYNWGGGGGYIAGDSQADSYANIINNYFISGPDTTVTAFTRGNSFFHAYVKDNFYDSNRNGKLDGAALCEKASCYSDIDFVKTPYNYPAPTALTPQAAVELVLKGVGNSLHRDTVDTALIDQVKSYGTKGGQISDEKEFGGVGEIANGAALKDSDGDGIPDEWETKNGLNPNDASDGMKKMQFKNLIIALHGVGASCSALRPPIERRATTEIPSDSFNSLETYWNYLYPWGATHNGGARMDEEHVSVTDGVLTLTAEPRDDQEDPIHYLSGAIHAKSTFTVSAGGGYDISAEFVAPVDRGTWPAFWLNAASGWPPEIDIAEWKGSGKISFNTFNTSDEVAALDRDYPNPEEWHSVRAELRDENGHDVRVKFFLDGVEQTTQYGRDYIGAGLRLIVNYQTEGSSGSPGPTTLRNVEVISLN
- a CDS encoding cytochrome P450 is translated as MRTIYQGGFEKGHWYSVFDNYGVPNMFATGNSKHHSLRKRMISYVYSKSYIQSSQASKLQMAEILVNRLLPALDGSLEYSRKSISTDYNDVEVFGLYLATAMDLITAYIFGLSNATNFIADEPYRRDWQDMYLARANYPFWTQEVPKLTNFCKRWIPWLKLYPQWVDQSNKKLSDWNWELCENVRKTSKVKRSPGNSQDITFSDEPVVYNSLLAGIDREFKTNGEKSILYSTSILQRDRAVASEVMDHSLAGQETAGIALTYATWHISKSPELQRQLHAEVQSLKPSLMTDPKAASVITNTSALPDPKEVDSLPLLHAIVTETLRLHAPIPGPQPRQTPKNGCSIGGYYIPGDVRIASLAYTLHRDKEVFPEPGEWNPERWVEEKTRKSPEDEVKHREMQRVFWAFGSGGRMCVGSNFAMNEMKFILAFIYANFETSIVDDEGIEQEDAYTARPIGEKLVIRFTPLKT